Genomic DNA from Candidatus Nitrosopumilus koreensis AR1:
CAAAGAATCAGAACAATTGAAAAAAGAAGGATTATCTAAATTTACAGAAAAGAAATTCAAATAATCAAGTCAATAACGTAAACTGAACGTTCTTCTTTCGTAATACTTCGATTAATGCATCTGCTTGTTCTTTTCCCTGAGTTTCCAGATTCATAGTAACTGAGGCTGAACCTGCACTGACATTTGAGCTCAGTCTATCATGAACAACCTCAACGATGTTTGCATTGGCAAGAGTGATTTCATCAACAATTTCTTTGAATGCTCCTGGCCTGTCAGGCAACAAAATTGATATTTTTAACAATCTACCCATAGCTGCTAACCCTTTATCTACAATCTGTCCTAAAAGATACATGTCTACATTTCCTCCAGCTAACACTGTAACTACTTTTTTACCTGGCGCTGGTTTTTTTGAAATCAGATATGCAAGACTTGCAGCTCCTGCAGGTTCCACTACAAATTTCATTCTCTCCATTAACAGAAACATTGTTTTTGTAATTTCAGCATCGTCTACAAGAACAACTTCGTCAATCAATTCTTTAATTATGTTAAATGTAAGTTGGCCGGGAATTTTTACAGATATGCCATCTGCAATTGTTCTTGCACCGCCACTTGCAGTTATTGCACCTTGTTTAACTGATTCATACATTGACGGAAATGATCTTGATTGCACTCCAACCACTCGTACGTTTGGATTTTTTTCTTTGATTGCAATTAGGATCCCTGCCGCCAACCCTCCTCCACCTATTGGAATATAAACTTCATCAACGTCTGGCAAGTCCTCTAGTATTTCTAATCCGATAACACCTTGCGCTGCAATGATTTGAGGATCATCAAATGCGTGTATCATTGTAGCACCTGTTTCCTTGGCAATTTCTTTTGCCTTGGCAGATGATTCATCATAGTTGATCCCCTCTAAAACCACATTTGCGCCATAGCCTTTTGTTGCTGCTACCTTTGCAGGAGATGCATTCTTTGGCATGACAATTGTACATGGTATGCCTTCAAGGGAGGATGCAAATGCGACACCCTGTGCATGATTTCCTGCAGATGCAGCAACTACACCATGTTTTTTTTCATCTTCAGATAATGATTTTATTTTGTAATATGCACCACGGATTTTAAACGATCCAGTTTTTTGTCTAAATTCTGCTTTGAGATAAACCTCAGATTCTGTAATATCACTAAAAGTAGGCGAATGGATTAACGGAGTCTTTTTTATTTTATCTCCTCGCATAGAATTTGCTTTTTGTATTTCCTCAAATGTTGGATTCATTAGAAATGATGCTAAGAAAACGATGTATTTGACTTCTTCTATACAAAAATTATTTTTTTTGTCAAATTTTATGCGTAAATTTCTAGGAATGCCTAAATACTTGGGAGGTTTCGTTGAAATTATATCAAGGAATCAGATACTCCCCTTTGAGAAAATTTCTCATTTTCTGGTTCCTTGGTCTTCGTTTATCAAATAATTATATTTGCAAATTCATCTAACCGTTTGATTATGTTTTCTTTTGTTGAATCCGACATTTTTCTCGGATCAAACAATCCTTCTCTAGTATTATTTTTTACAAACTCTAAATCAAATGTACATAAACATCCTTCTTCACCAGTAACAAGTTTTGAATCATCAATTAATACAGGTGTTATCTGATATGTTTCAACTAAAAGAGAATCTAATTCATTAAACAATTGTGTCTTTTTTTCAGATAGTTTTTGAAAGTCTACACCAGACTGTTTCTCAATTTCTGCAAAGACTTTTTCTCTAAACTCATCATTTTCATAAAACACTTCAAATAGTTTTTGATGATCAAAGTCTTTGTACCCCATTTCTTTTAGTTTATCCAAAACAAACTGATCACTATTGTCTGAAAATTCCTGTTCTTTGTTTTTTGTAATATCGATAATCGTTGATAATTCCTTTTGACAATCGATTACCCTTTGAATCGGTTTGTAATATAGCAAAACATGGAATTGAATGGAAACATGTCCTGAAATCAAATAATTTCCCTCCATGATTTCAAATTTCATAAAAATTCTCCTAATGTCTTCATTGTTAGATATGGTTACATCCTGAATAGACCAGTTTTTCAGATTTTTACTGATGTCTTGAAAATAGTCCATTACCAGTTTTGGATCAAATGTTTTTTGTTCAGATACTGTGGAATCGCCCAACATCACTTTGACATCGATCATTTTTGTCATGTCAGAAATTTTTGCAAGGAATGATTTTTGAATTTCTTCATTCTTTTTATTCAAAAGTTGAATGAATTCATTTTGAGATCTTGCACCTAAACGCACATGAATTAGCAAATTATTGTTCTCCTTAAACCTTCATCAATATCTAAATACATAATGAGGGAATTCTAGGCGTGGAGAATTCAGAATATAGATGTGATGATTGTGATGGAGAGATTACAGAATATTATCATGAAGGATATAAGGGAAAAAGAGGAAAATGCCTTGATTGTGGTCAAGAATTCCCCTTGGAGTAGAGCGACATGACAGAAGAAAACACGGTAAAAGAATCTGACAATGTGAAAGAAAAATCAAGTTCCGACCAAAAAAATGAATTGGTAGATATGTTGCTAAGTTCTGCATCTGAAAAAACATTGGATTCAGAATCTATGATTTTAGAAACTCAAAAACGAGTTTGGGGTGCGTTGAAAAAAGGCTACCAATACTTGGGCGTTGTCAATGAATCAGACAAATTTTTGAGGAAAAATGTATTTTCTAAATTGGATCTTGTTGTAATCTATGTTGATTTGGTAGGTTCAACAACCATGACACTGGAAATGCCTGAAGAGAAAATTGCAATCATAATTAGCTCTTTTGCACAAGAGATGGCAGCAGTGATACGACAGCATGAAGGATATGTCTTAAAATTTGTAGGAGACGCAGTTATAGGATATTTTGATGCACAAAGTAATGGGTTACTTGCATCAGATAATGCAGTTAATTGTGCAAAATCTATGATTTCAGTAATCCAAAAAGGAATTAATCCAATTCTTAATCAGTATGATTACCCTGACCTGATGGTAAAAATTGGTGTTGATTTTGGACAAAATATTGTAGTAAGATATGGTGCTGATGAAAACCAGTCACAGGTAGACATAATTGGTCCTGCCATGAATATTGCGGCTAAAATTCAAAACATGGCAAAGCCTAATCAGATTTTAATTGGAAATGATGTATACAAAAGATTGCATCCTAACTCTCAAAGAGAATTTGCTGAAGTGGTGTGGAAAAAAGATGAATGGCGATATCGTTCCAGAATTACTGGAGAACTTTACAAAGTTTATGAATTCAAAGGATAATGTGGTTTTTAATTATACTGTAAATTTATCAGGGCATTCAACATGCTCATAATGATGTTCGGTGAATTTTTCCTGAACAACGTAGATCACAATCTTGTGTAGATCTTTTTCTGCAATGTCTTTCTTGCATTTCAAACAAGTCTTTTTCATTTCTGCCATGCGTACCAGCGATCTAAACTGGGAATCTATAAGGATCTGCGATCAGCTCAAATTGAGCAAAAACGACTCAGATTTTACAAAACCGTATATCAAATGCCTAAAGCAAGGCAGAAATAGAGCAAATTCAAACCAAATTTGTGGAAAACATGATACACAAACACCTACAGGACCTTTACGGATTAAATCCAAACATCCCACATGTAGCGTTACAATTTCCTCGATTACCACCAGGATTAACACATCCAATGTTTAAGATTCACAAAAATCCTGCCAAAGAACAATTTTCACGAGATGTAGAAACAATTAATCAAAAACTTCAAGGATTCCAACATCTGTACCAACAATATGCTGCAAGTTTGTTATCAGGAAACCAAATAATTCCTCCAGGTCATCCATTATATACAAAACAACACTCTCTTCAAACACTTCAAGATGAAAACAGTAAACTGTTAAAAGAAAACAACGAATTAAAGAAAAAACTAGAAAACAAATCAAAAAAACAAGATTGAAAAAATATCTCGGCTTGCAAAATCAGTAAGAATCCTTATTAATTCCAAACCCAATTTTGTGTATGGTCAAAACTCCTGCAGACAAATGGAAATCAACCATAATAAAATACAGGAAACAGTGTCAAAAAATTTTAGAGATATCTCAAAGTGTAAGATACGCAGGAGTTATCAACGTCTATGGTAGAACCTTAGCTGGAATTGTTCAACCAAATCTTAAACCATTACTAAAATCTGAACAAGTAAAAAATGAATTTTTTATTATCTCAACTCTAATGTCTTTACGAAAAAATACAGCAAGTACTGTAGGGAAATTAGAATATGTCATATTGCAACATCAGAAAGTTACAATACTCATTCTACAAAAAAATGACCTTACATATTATGTTTCAATCAATAGAAAAGAAAAAGACTTGAAGAAGATTATTTCTTCAATAAAGAAAATAGTCTAAGCAGGTGTGAATCCGTGATATCCACCAGTTTGTTCCGCTTTATCTGAGAAACTTGGTTCAAACAAGGAAATCAAATAATCATCAGGATCTGAAATTACCGCATTTTTTCCTGCATCTTTTTCAACTATCTCGCGATGAATTTTTACTCCTTTTCCTCTCAATTCCTCAACTGCAGATTTTACATCTCCGACCAAAAAACCAATTGTAATGCCACTCTCAAGAGCATTTCCATGTTTTTCAGTTATTGAAGCAGGGTGCAAGCTCAACAAAGCTCCTGAAGTGCCCAAATCTACCCATGTTCTTCTTTGATTTTTTATTGGCAGTCCAATAACCTCATTGTAGAACTGAACTGATTTGTCTAGGTCTTTTACAGCCAGAATGACATTTCCGACTTTTTTAATATTCACAGATATGCTACCTCGAAGTTCTTTAAATTAATTGTCATTGAACTTCCACCATGGTTTCTGTTCGCTCTACACCATTAATTTTTTGGATTCGGTTTGCGACCTCTTTAATTTGAACTAGTTGTTCAACATCAATTATGGCTACTGCATCAAACTGACCGCTAGTTGGAAATGAATCTGTAACGGAATCAACCTTGCGTAATCGTGCAGCGATTAATTTTTTTGGAGATTTTACCAAAATTATTGCTCTTACCATCCTAAATTAACCTCCACTTCGATTAAGGTTTCAGTGGTTACAATATCCTTGATTTTTTTAAAATCAATCACCATGTTATTGATGTCTTCAATTCCTCCTTGCAAAATAACGCTAATGTCTGCCCTGCCAGTGACTACCATGATTTGTTTTACTACCTTTCTTTTCTTTTTGAGAATTTGGACAACAGAATCCACTTTTCCAGGTTTAACTGTAATCAGACATAATGCGCGCATACAAGTACTACGTTATTGAATCGGATAAAGATTCCTAGTCAAATGCTTCCTGAGACCTTGCTTCTTCTAAATAAGCACGTCTTTCTTCATTGACTTTTTCTTGATCAATTTCAATATCGTCATCTACTATGACTATCCCCATATCGCCAACAGGTTCTTCCTTTTTCTTTGATTTGGTTGTTTTAGCCTTGGTGGCTTTTGCTTTTGGAGTCTTTGATTTGGTTGTTTTAGCCTTGGTGGCTTTTGCTTTTGGAGTCTTTGATTTGGTTGTTTTAGCCTTGGTGGCTTTTGCTTTTGTGCCTTTCTTTGCAGGTTTTTTTTCAGCCATGAATCGAAAATCTAGAGTTTGCCTTATTTTTAAAGATTTTGTAGGATTGGTTTTTGGAGAAATTTGTGTATTATGCACCGATCAAGTAAATTTTTTGAGAAAACAATGGACCAAAGTAGCCATATGAGTCAAGAATTTACTCTGAGTTTGATTTAACAAAAAACACATTCTTCATGTTCTATTGGGAGGTGAAAGAAGATAGCAACATTAGCAGATTATGCAACAGTAGGCGATTCAGTCAGCTTGGCAAAAATTGGGGATAAAGCATTTACAATTACATTCATCGAAGATTCAGATTATACTCAAGGTGAAATGATCACAAAAGGAGTTAAGATTACCACTAGAGAAACTTTCGAGGTTGAAGGAAATTTTGTAAATAAATTTCACACAACTAGAGTAGCAATTGTAAAAAAATTCAGCAATGAGAAATTACGTTCAGATGTCAATAACGGAAACGCTTTGGGACCAGTCAAATGTATCTCTGAAAAATCAGCATCAGGAAAAAGCTTCTATAATTTAGTAGATGCATAATGGAGTTTATAATTAGACTCTAAAACACACTATTTTTTTAATTTTTTACAGTGCCGGGGGCGGGATTTGAACGCGCGACAGCCCGGTCTTCAGCCGAGTGCTCTCCCAGGCTGAGCTACCCCGGCACTCAAAAAAATGTCGCTAGTTGAGGAATTAAAGTGTGTCCCTTTAGGATCTTTGAACTATAATTTCAAGGATGTTGTTCTGTGAACACAAAAATTCTACAAATTGTTCAAGAGAAATAAGTTGATTTCATTTAGGATTAAGTCAACTAAAATGTAGATTAAAAATCAATTCAAAATCATGTATGTATGATTTGCCTATTTCGTAATACAAATGGCAACATCAAGTATGAAGTAAGAATTGAGAGTAAAAGTATAGTCAGTCATGCGTCTTACTTGAATCCAGTTCTTTACTCTTCATACTGTTAAAGTGGTGAAATACAAATGAAGAATTTGTTAGTTATTTTCTTTTGTGTGTTTGTATTTTTTTCAAGTTATTACTGTGAATCTTTTGGACAAGTTGATACTAGTATAAATTTTGAAAATGCTTTGATGCTTTATAAAGAAAAAAAATATGAAGGTTCCCTATCAGAAATTGACAAGATTTTAGAAAAGTATCCAGACAACATCGAGGCATTAAACAGTAAAGGAACCATTCTTTTAGCTCAAGGAAAATATGTCAATGCGTTACAAAATTTTGAAAAAGCTGCAACTATTGATCCTAGTAACTTAGAATCAATTAATGGTATTGGAAAAGCATATTTTCATTTAAACAGGTATGATGCTGCTATGAATTTTTTTGGACATGTATTACAAATTGATAGAAGAAATTTTGATGCGTTAATTGGAAGTGGAAATGTTTTGTCAAAGTTAGAACAATTTGATGATTCCATACTGTTTTTCAACATAGTATTGGAAAAAGATCCACGTAATGTAGATGCTTTGATAGGAAAAGGCACTGCATTATTGAATACAAATCAACATAAATTAGCATTAAGCATATATGATAAAATTTTGGAGATTGATTTGAGTAATACAGATGCATTAAATGGTAAAGGGAAAATTTTCTTTGAATTAGATGAATATGAGAAATCAAGAATTGCATTTACAGCAGTGTTAGAATCAGAACCAGAAAACATTGAAGCATTGTTGGGATTATCTGAATTGAATCTTCATGAACACAAAAATATCAAATCCCAACAAATGTATGAAAAAATACTTTCTATAGATCCGGATAACATCGAAGCCTTAATTGGCAAAGCGTCTGTTCTAGTTGAACTTGGAAAATTTGATGAGGCCTTAGAATATTTTGATGAGGCCTTAGAAGTGGACCCTGATAATCCAGATGCACTAAACGGAAAAGATTTGGTTTTAGGAGATAAAGTAGAGGATTCGCTTGATTTGATACTTTTGATCACAATCATTGGAAGTATAACCTCGGTAGTTTCATTTTTTGTTGTGCTTATTAAAATCCGAGAAAATGCAGAATTAAAATCAAAACTCATCATGTCAAACGAACAGATTGAAGATTTAGTAGATAAGATGATGAGAAATATGGCAAAAAATCAAAAATAGTTTTTTAGGTTTTCCAAAGAACATCATCTCTACCATTTCGTTTATTGATTAAACGACCAATCACAAAAAACAGATCAGATAAACGATTAAGGTAAATTATGCAGTTTGAATTGATTTCGTCTTTTTCAGCAAGTTGCACAGTCAATGTTTCTGCTCTACGCACAACTGTTCGAGTAAAATGTAGTTGTGATGCTGAAAGTACACCTCCTGGCAATATGAAATTAGTTAATGGTTCTAACTCTGATTCAAATTTGTCAATATGTTGTTCTAATTCTTGAATCATCCCTAATGTTACTCTATTTTTTACATCATTGAGGTTTGGGTTAGATAGATCAGAGCCCACCACAAACAAATCATTTTGTATTTTGATAAGAACACTAGAAATGTCATTATCTAACGGGTTTGCCAACACAACACCTAAGGAAGCATTTGCTTCATCAACTGCGCCATACGCAAATATTCTTGGGTGAGATTTTGAAATGCGAAGATTTCCCTGTAACCCAGTATTTCCATCATCTCCTGTCTTGGTGTATATTTTCACAAAATTACAAAGTCTGTTTCAACTATTATGTTGTTCGAAAATCTCAAAACTCTTTAGGAGAATGGTTTGTATTAGTTAACGATGGTAGAAGATTTTTTTAAAAATGCTGCAAATCTAAAAAATATCCCACGTCAAGGATGGATTGACAAACTTTCTATAGATAATCCCGAATCAGTTGCTGATCATACTTTTTCTATGGCAATGATTGGAATGGTAATTTCAGATTTAGAAAATCTGAATTCAGAAAAAATCTTGAAAATGATTTTGATACATGATTTATCTGAATCCATAATAGGAGACATAATTCCAGAAAAAATGGATGTAAAAGAAAAACAAGAATTAGAAAACAATGCATTTGGCAAAATCATGGAAAAACTTCCAGAACCCCTGATAACAGAATATGGCAAAATATGGAAAGAGTATCAAGAAAATTCCTCTCCTGAAAGCAAGATAGTCCATCAAATTGACAAATTAGAGATGGCACTTCAAGCAAAAATTTACCAAGAACAAGGTTATTCTCAAGAAAAACTAAAAGTTTTTTTAAAATCTGCAAAAAAAAGCATTACGCATCCAAAATTAAAAGAATTATTTACAAAGATTATCACTGAAAATTAATGTCTGAGACAGAAAAAGATGAAATGATTGATGCACAAAAACAAGTGATAGGAATCTTGTTTGAAGTGATCAAAAGATTGCAAGCCAATAGTGATTTAGATGAAGAGTATTTTGAATTAATTACAAAAGATGGAAAAAACAAAACCAGATTAAATGAAATTCTAAATGAAAGAAAAGAAAATGCAAAAATTGTAGGTAGATTACTAGAACAACTAGAAGTTTAATGTCCGCAACCACAGTCATCATCAGAAATTATCTTTAGATGAGATGTTTGTTGGTGCTTGTCTTGAATGTAGTTTGAAAGATTTGCAATTCTTACTCTAGGTTCTTTAGTTTTCCAACTACCCTCATTTTCAAACCAAAACTCTATTTCATCAACATCATATCTTTCCCCATTTTCTATTAGTTCTTTGAATATGGATTTTATTTCATCAATTTCAGATTCAGATAATTTTGATTTATCTTCAACCATTGTTGTAATTTCATTTAATTTGATAATCACATTATTTGTAAGAGGCATGTGAATTTTTACATAATATTCTATAACTATCTTTTGAGTTGACATTGTTTTTATAGCAATCCAATAATTTGACAAATATGCAGTATTTTCAAGCATTAAAACTTGGTCAAAAGAGAGTTGCGGATGCCAGAGAATATCTTAACAAACTAACTGATGGAAAAGCAATGCCAGCATTGGCATTAACTGATACGAAATCCAACGTATGGAAACCCGTAGGCGAAGAAAATCTTTACGCTTTTGTGGATGAATCAGCAGGCTTTGTTTTGACAGATAATAGTGGATACATTCTTGCTTTAGTGGACAATAGTGGTGCCTCTAAGACAATTGTTCAGGGTGTGACAAAAGATCAAAAAGAAAAACTAGAGAAAATATTTGAATCAGATAACATTCCAAAATTTGAAGGTAAGGTAATTCTTCCAGTATGATTCTAGCCACAAATAAAACGTAAAACTTTAGTTATGATTGTGTAGAGGTAGTAAAATGAGTAAATTTTCTCAAGAGATCGAAGTCAGTGGCCATCTAATTGACTCTTTGATTTTGACTAAAATATTTGATAAAATTATGGATTTACAAGGAGAGTTTCAAGTCCAAGAAATAAACATTGGTAAAAGAAAAAAAGATCAGTCATATGCTAAATTATTAGTCAAAGGGAAAAATCAAAAACACCTAGATGAAATTTTACAAACAATTTACAGGGAAGGTGCAGTATCTAAAGTTCAAAAAGAAATCACACTAAAAAAATCACCAAAAAATTATGTAATGCCAGACAATTTTTACAGTACCACCAACAATCACACCCAAGTATTTCATAAAGGAAAATGGATTCAGGTAGAAAACATGATGATGGACAAATGTATTGTTGTAAAAGGAAACCGAGCATTTTGTGTTCCTGTAAGAGATGTCAAAAAAGGTGATCAAATTATTGTTGGGGAAGGAGGTATCAAAATCAATCCACCTGAAAGACCAAGAGAGGGTTCTAATGTATTTCAATTTATGGGCAGTTCAAGCTCTAGTGAAAGACCAACACAACATATTGCAAAAAAAGTTGCAGAGGACATTTACAATACAAAAAAGAACGGCGGTAAAATTGTGATTGTAGGGGGTCCTGCAATAGTCCACACAGGAGCATCAGATGCAGTATCAGAATTAATCAGATTAGGATACATTGACGGAGTGCTAGCAGGTAATGCTTTAGCTGTTCACGACATAGAGTATGCCACCCTAGGAACATCATTAGGGATGAATGTTCATGATGCAACTCTAGCATATCATGGCCATAGAAATCACATGGATGCAATCAATTCTGTTTTCAAAGCAGGTTCTATTGCAAATATGGTAAAAACAAAAAAACTCACCAAAGGAATAATGTATGAATGTGTAAAGAATAATGTTCCATTTGTACTTGCAGGCTCTATCAGAGATGATGGGCCATTACCAGATGTAATTACGGATGTTGCACAAGCTCAAAGAGAATACAAAAAAGTTCTAAAAGATGCAAAAATGGTCATAATGATTTCAACAATGCTTCATTCCATTGCAACAGGAAACATGCTTCCTGCAAATGTCAAAGTAATTGTAGTTGACATTAACCAACCAACAGTAACAAAACTTATGGATAGAGGAACGTGGCAAGCATTAGGTATTGTTTCAGATGTGGGTGCATTTCTACCCATGGTTGCACAGCAAATTAGAAAAAAGAAATAGTCAAGGCATCAATCTTGGATGCATTACTTTTATTCCATCATCCCCCAATTCAATAGGGTGAATCTGCTCACTGTGTGCAATTCCTCTTAGTTTTGTTACTTGAATTGATCTTTCCATGGTATCATGATGTCTAGAATGACGTAGTTGTATCACACCTGAAGATACAAACCATTCAGGAGGGATGTGATCATCATTTACGGATTCAGATAGTAGAATTGATGTGACACCATAACTTTCAAGTGCTTGAACTAATCCTTGCAATCCTTGTCTTTTGTTGAATTCATCAGAGTATTGCATTTCCAAAATGGTAATAGAATCAATCACAACACGTTTTGCTTCTATTCTTTTAATGCTACTAAGAATTAATTTTGTCAAGTGCTCAAATGGTATTTGTTCGCCCCTATACAACGAATCATCCTTCCCGATAGAGTGATCAGTTATTTGAAAAGGTCTTGCGTCAATCATCAAAATTTTGTCTTTTGATACCAAGTCCTCAAAATCCCACCCGTGAGCCTTGGAGTCATTTTTTATTTCATCAATATTTTGGGCAAGACTGATGTACACACCAGGTTCATCAAAATCTTTGGCACCTCCATGTAAGAATTGTAATCCAAATGTGGTCTTACCTGAACCCGGAGGGCCAGACACAACAACAGAACGACCTTGTTTTAATCCTCCAGACACGATAGAGTCTAATCCAGAAATTCCTGTTTTTACCTTGGCATATGTTGAGCTCATATACAAAAACAAAGTTAATTTTTGTATATAAAGAAGGAGACTAGTTAGATTCTGACAGGTATGATTTTACTAAAATTATAAATGAATATTTTTTGATGTATTCCACATTGACTCAAACAACAACTTCATAGAATATACTAATGCTGGAGAATCAGTCCACATTGCAAACGGTTCATTAGAGTTGTTTGCATTCTTTGTAAAGAACAACAATTCTGAATTATCTTTTAGTATGAAACACAAATTATCTTTGATATCTTTGTTTATTGATTTAATATTTTTCCTCTCTAGTTCATCAAAGATGTATAATGTTTTATCACTACAAGAACTAAGTATTCTAAATTTCTGTTTTGATTTTTCAAATGGTTCTATAAAGTCAGCATGATATAATTTTAAGAGATCTTTTTCACTTCCAAGTAACAACAATTCATCGGTATAGCCATCAGTCATACTGGTAATTTTTGAGTAGATTTGATTTGTTCCTTTTAGCATTTGGAATTTCTCTTCCTCATTTTCAGGTTCAGAATCAAACGTTGGAATATTTTTCCAAATTTCAGATAATTCACCTTCCATTTTTTCAAGGGATTTTACACGTTCTTTTTCAGAATTTACTAAAATCCATATTGCCTTGTCTAAAGGTAATGCAGTAAATTGTATTGGGTGTTGGAATGTTGCAGAAACAATGCCCTTGTTTTGTAACGCAGATAATAGATGATATGTTTCGGTTCTAGGTAGTTTTAATGCCTTGCAAACTTCAGGAGCTGTCTTTGCGCCATATTTACCTAGATAAATGTAAACTTTGGATTGATTTCCAGTAAGGCCATATTTTGATAGTTGTTGTTGAACTTGATCTAAGGATGATTTGTACTCTCCTAGAGAGGATCCAGACTCAGCATCAAATATGGATATTGCTTGTTCTTTCATTTTACAGGATACTCCGTACATAATGCCATGTTATAGGATCCGATCGTGAGCTCTTTTTGAGTAAATTGATCGCAATTTTGATCGCAATTTAGGCACAAATTACTCAATCTCATTTTAAAAGACTCTCCACAAACAATGGTTTTTCAAGTTTAGCTGGAACTGTGAACTCTGTTTTAAACTTGAATTTTTCTCGAACTTCTTTAGAGTTTTTTAGCAATGCAATTTCAAACTGTCCGCCATCTTCATAAACAATTGAATTTAGATTGTTCTTTAATCCTTTTGAAACAAGACCATCCAAAGTCTCTTTTGCAGATTGTAGTTTTTCTAATTTTATTTTTAGAGATTCAATCTCTTTAAAGTATAACTCCAATTCGCCTTTGATACCCATGCCATTATACAGATTTAATGAATTGTATTTTATCCAATTTGAAGAGGTTTGTTTTTTTGTCTTTTTTGTCTTTTTTTCATCTGATTTGTCTTCTAATTTTTCTTTAATGGATAAGAATTCCTTATCATTTTCTAATTCTTTTTCTTGAGATCTTAGCTTTTCACCAGCTATCTTTGAAATTTTTTCCAATTCTTTTTTTGTTTCAACAACATTATTTTCTAGATATGTTTTGAATTCATCAATTACATTAAATTTAATTAAACTCATTTAGATCACCGGTGTTTGATTTAATTCAAGTTGTCCAATATTTTCAATTTTCTTTAATTCATTATTTGCAGAACGCAAAAAGTTGATGCTGTTAAGTAATTTCAATTTATCTTTTCTTACTAATTCAACAATTTTTGGAGTAATGTAATCTAAAATGTTTATAATAATATCAGTTGAAAAACTATCCATTGTTTTTTCTTCTGTTTTACTATTGGAATCAACAACAAGTATGTTAAGATTGGGTAATAATTTTATGTTGGTGTTTTCATCTAAATGTAAAATATTAGAGGGTAATTCAATAGATAATCCCAAAAATTTAGTTATAACTTTTAATGAATTAATCAATTCATCAAGCGTGTTTACTCTTTGATTTTCTAATTCATAAATCTGTAAAGATTCCTGAATTAAAGATTCCATATATTGTAAGCTT
This window encodes:
- a CDS encoding HD domain-containing protein, with protein sequence MVEDFFKNAANLKNIPRQGWIDKLSIDNPESVADHTFSMAMIGMVISDLENLNSEKILKMILIHDLSESIIGDIIPEKMDVKEKQELENNAFGKIMEKLPEPLITEYGKIWKEYQENSSPESKIVHQIDKLEMALQAKIYQEQGYSQEKLKVFLKSAKKSITHPKLKELFTKIITEN
- a CDS encoding cob(I)yrinic acid a,c-diamide adenosyltransferase, which gives rise to MKIYTKTGDDGNTGLQGNLRISKSHPRIFAYGAVDEANASLGVVLANPLDNDISSVLIKIQNDLFVVGSDLSNPNLNDVKNRVTLGMIQELEQHIDKFESELEPLTNFILPGGVLSASQLHFTRTVVRRAETLTVQLAEKDEINSNCIIYLNRLSDLFFVIGRLINKRNGRDDVLWKT
- a CDS encoding VOC family protein translates to MNIKKVGNVILAVKDLDKSVQFYNEVIGLPIKNQRRTWVDLGTSGALLSLHPASITEKHGNALESGITIGFLVGDVKSAVEELRGKGVKIHREIVEKDAGKNAVISDPDDYLISLFEPSFSDKAEQTGGYHGFTPA
- the ilvA gene encoding threonine ammonia-lyase, whose translation is MNPTFEEIQKANSMRGDKIKKTPLIHSPTFSDITESEVYLKAEFRQKTGSFKIRGAYYKIKSLSEDEKKHGVVAASAGNHAQGVAFASSLEGIPCTIVMPKNASPAKVAATKGYGANVVLEGINYDESSAKAKEIAKETGATMIHAFDDPQIIAAQGVIGLEILEDLPDVDEVYIPIGGGGLAAGILIAIKEKNPNVRVVGVQSRSFPSMYESVKQGAITASGGARTIADGISVKIPGQLTFNIIKELIDEVVLVDDAEITKTMFLLMERMKFVVEPAGAASLAYLISKKPAPGKKVVTVLAGGNVDMYLLGQIVDKGLAAMGRLLKISILLPDRPGAFKEIVDEITLANANIVEVVHDRLSSNVSAGSASVTMNLETQGKEQADALIEVLRKKNVQFTLLT
- a CDS encoding adenylate/guanylate cyclase domain-containing protein, which gives rise to MTEENTVKESDNVKEKSSSDQKNELVDMLLSSASEKTLDSESMILETQKRVWGALKKGYQYLGVVNESDKFLRKNVFSKLDLVVIYVDLVGSTTMTLEMPEEKIAIIISSFAQEMAAVIRQHEGYVLKFVGDAVIGYFDAQSNGLLASDNAVNCAKSMISVIQKGINPILNQYDYPDLMVKIGVDFGQNIVVRYGADENQSQVDIIGPAMNIAAKIQNMAKPNQILIGNDVYKRLHPNSQREFAEVVWKKDEWRYRSRITGELYKVYEFKG
- a CDS encoding tetratricopeptide repeat protein; translated protein: MKNLLVIFFCVFVFFSSYYCESFGQVDTSINFENALMLYKEKKYEGSLSEIDKILEKYPDNIEALNSKGTILLAQGKYVNALQNFEKAATIDPSNLESINGIGKAYFHLNRYDAAMNFFGHVLQIDRRNFDALIGSGNVLSKLEQFDDSILFFNIVLEKDPRNVDALIGKGTALLNTNQHKLALSIYDKILEIDLSNTDALNGKGKIFFELDEYEKSRIAFTAVLESEPENIEALLGLSELNLHEHKNIKSQQMYEKILSIDPDNIEALIGKASVLVELGKFDEALEYFDEALEVDPDNPDALNGKDLVLGDKVEDSLDLILLITIIGSITSVVSFFVVLIKIRENAELKSKLIMSNEQIEDLVDKMMRNMAKNQK
- a CDS encoding Lrp/AsnC ligand binding domain-containing protein, with the translated sequence MVRAIILVKSPKKLIAARLRKVDSVTDSFPTSGQFDAVAIIDVEQLVQIKEVANRIQKINGVERTETMVEVQ